The segment TGTTTCCATGTGAAGAGGGAGCGTTGGCAGAAACGGAGCCGAACAACCAGCAACCTCCGAGCAACATCAGCCACGTAAGGCCGTCGTCCAAATCCCTGCTCTCACCATGCCAGTGTCAGTGACCTGAAACGATAACGGTATAAAAATCTCTGTCCCAATTTATCCTCCATTTGTGTCTGCAGTGTAACAGGATTCCAGAGGAGCAACGGTACGCCCTGCCGTTGAAGAGCGTCTACATGAGACAGATCGATCACATGGTGGGACTTTTTTGAGTAAGAGTGGACGAACTTtggtttcaaaaaaagaaaaccttcagctcagtGATCTCACAGGAGACCTCTGCTGATCCTGTCTCTTCAGCTGCTCTGGATCCCGACAGGAAACGAACACTAACGTAGTCCTGCAAAATAATTTTTACGACTTAGTATATTCAATTAAAAGTTTGGGTAGGTGAGCGTTGATGTCAACAAAGATGGCAACTCTTCTGTTTGGGGGAAAAATGAGGAGTCGTTCATCATTTAACTTGTATCTGGTGACAAATTGAGACTAAGTGATTTTTAGATTAACTAATACTGTATGTCTGGTGAAGTTTGAATgggcaaatgtgtgtgtgtgtgtgtgtttgaaattaCAGCTGAGCTGTGAATCTTGATGATAATATTGACTTTATGGGATCAGTGCCATCTAGGCTCATAAGTATACAATGCATCTAAAAAAGTTCACCTTTAAAGGAAAACACTTTCTAAACACAACAATCAGTGCCTCTTTGCAGTTGATTCATTTAACTCGATCAGTGCTTTTAATTAAAGGGCTGCAAATAAACAGGTGACAACAGCTCAAGACTTATGCATATAAAGTAAAACTTTGCTCTGTATGAGTTTTTATTGTGCCTGTACGAACCTTGCCCATCTTTCTCcatttaaggcttttttttttactctaactCACTCATTTAAACAGCTTTAAGAATATTGcaagaatttgattttaacacatttcttaattaaaaataaaaattaaaaagttggGCTTTTTTCCATCCAGAGAGAAACAGGGTTAAACTGCATGCTGCATGATAGCCGTTCACACGTATCTCAGTGATAAAACACACAATTCATCCAAACAAAAAGTGTTGAATTCTCAAGCCTCTGTTGTGACTAAATGTCTTATAAAGGGCAAACGGACGTGCCATGACCACCCTGAGAGTGAAGTTCAGGTTGCCTCTTTAAGTGCCTTGGATTAGTCTCGGTTTGTTTAGATACTGTACCGTGCGTAACGTTTGAATAACATTACTGGATATGATGTAGGCGACTTTTGATGTTACAAAGCAATTTCATTCCATGTTTCTGTGCATTTCTGCAACAATGACACAAGCCTCCTCTTGTTGGACATCACAAACGAagccatatttgttttaatgcaacttATTTTTTGACAGGTGGtaattgtttcattgtttttgatttgttcctGTTTGGAGGACATTGAAGTTGTCACTTGCTGTTTCTTTTACGTGCACATCATACCTAACATTTGTCATGTAGTGAGAACTCAGGGTTGaatcaaatacaaacaaaaaaaaatcaatgaatgcttttataagaaataaacttttttgtaATGTTGTCTACTACAGTATGTTTCAGAATAGCCTTCAGCATTTATGTTGCCAATGTTTATCTTCTTCAAGTCAAAGAATAACAGGGCTGAGGTACACTTGTCCAAATAATATGCATTATTTCCAGTTCATGCAGTTCGGAAAAAGGTTTAGTTGAAATATTCGGGTCCAGGAAGATGCACGTCTCTTTTGTAAATTGCATGGGCTGCTTTATTGGATCATGTCACAATTTATACAGCCGCTTTCTCTGTGGAAGAtggtggtttatttttttaagtattttttttaactaattaagGCCACATCAGTGACTTCTGACAGAGATAATCTCATTcgttttgatttttgaaaatcCACAGGCAAAATTAGGTGCTGTGCAACTTTTTTTGGCTGCTTAAGAAAGCATGTACGTGATGTCTTAATAAATTAACGAAGAATTGATTTGCTTGCAATAGAACTGATTAAACAAGTCAGAATTTAAAGCTACTGCATGCTGGTTATGCTAAGTTAGCTTAGCACAAAACATTAAGAAGGTTCTCAAAAAGATTAACATGCACACAGTTTACCAGCAAACgggttgtattttatttcacttatacAAAATTTTCAAATGTCTTATGGTGAGTTGACAGATAGAACAAGGCTGTATGATAATTTGTGAACTTCTAAGTTGTCAGCTTTTTGTCCACTTTTTGTGCAGAGCTAAGTTTATCACCTATCATTTGGACACGGGACTTGATACCGTTCTGTTCCTGTAGCtcggggaaaaaaacaaactatgaaGTCATATTTGTCTGCACTCAAGAGAAAACGATTACATAACAATATAGGCTCAGAATATGTAATAGTATTTAATTTCAAGTAAAATAAGCATATAATTAATCTGTGAATCTTAATTAGCTTGGCTTGGACCTGAAGTGAAAACTGTTAGACATATCTAATTCTGGCAGTTTCTATGCACAAAACTACAAAATCCTTTCTATTATCAAAACAAGGATTTTATGCGAGCACatggatttgtatttttttttcttacagtttatgttacaaaactgactgattgaaacaaaagatttgctttatgtttttcttttaaggtcCTGGATTCGAAACTCGTCTTCCTAAAGTTGTAAACTTTAAAcggtataaaaaaaatgttttcattttgcgTTTTAAAGCCATTTCTATTTGCTGCCATACATTGTTTTGAGTGAATGCATGTGTAGTTTTTACCGGCAAAAGagttaatttgttttactgCGAGACACAAAAAGTAAGGGAAATTTTAAAATTCGTTTCCAATCAGTTTTGCAAAAGTTGAGTTCAGTTCTAAAGAATTGTTTTGATGCTTTCAAGAAATTTGAAACACTGTGGGAGTTCAATAAATGATTATGGACGAAACGCTGCTGTTGCttttaattcagtcaaaaaTGACACAGGCAGACCTCAGTTTCCTACAGAagctttaataattttaatcaaactgtacattttctttctgtcgTCTCTGCACAGGATTGATAACTCAAAGACTTTTCTGCGGGGTACAACATTAAGTCACAAAAAACTGAATAGTTATACACTGTACACTGACCATTTTAATCTACTGCAAAATCATTTTCTAATGCGTTCCACAAAAACTCTCGACTTGTGATGTTTGTAAATTGTGCTGCAAACCGTGTGTCTCTATATAAAAGTCTTTCCTACCGACAAATAATTTGATTGTTTCAATGAGGCTGAAGTGCATGTGCAGGTGGTGAgcttttcttgtttgctctTTTGGGTGTAAACTGAATACTGGAGCTTAGAGACGCTTGCAGTAGCTGTTCGGgcaattaaaagtaaaaaatagttTAAGTGAGAAATGGCTTTTAGAAATGACTCTCCAAAGATTTCATGAGAGGAAGGAGAGGGTTTGACTAAAAATTCTGCTTGAAATCTGCACAGGATTTTCTGACTTAAAGAGTTGTCTTCAAGTCTCAGGTGACAAGAAGTCCTTGGTCAAAGCTACAAGTTGGTTTTCAACACAATAAGtagaaatgtatatatatatatatatatatatgtatatatttgcaTTTGCTGGTTTGAGGACGGTTCTTTGAGGGGACCGTTTTCATCTTCAGTCATTAAATTGCGAAGGGCTACAACAGGATCCTGTGAAGGAGAAACAGAATCATATTGGTAAGTTATCGACAGCGGTTGGTTTTGGTGATTGCTGCAGCAAGTTTAGAAACTTTGCTCACCTTCGTTCAGTTTCTCTGCCCGGCTCCTAAAAGAGGCCGCAGTCCTTCAGGTTTTCTTTGATGATGATGTCCGTCACGGCATCGAACACAAACTTGACGTTTTCTGTGTCCGTGGCACAGGTCATGTGGGAGTAAATCTCCTTGATGTCTCGGCGCATGTTCAGGTCCAAGAACTGTATTTTGATGTAGTTACCCGCGTCCTCGTAAGTGTTGGGGCCTGTAGGCGAGACGACATGGAGACAAAGTTCAGTTTTGCTtgccattttctttaaagtacaTTGTGATTTGTGAACGATGATGGCCTCACCATCGTACTCGGGGAAGCACATGCTGAGATGAGCTTTCTTGATCTTCTCCACGAACACATCTTTCTTGTTCAGGAAGAGTACAATAGAGGTGGTGGCGAAGTAGCGGTGGTTACAGATGCTGTTGAACAAGTGCAGACTCTCGTGCATTCGGTTCTGAAAGCAAAGTCCAGGGAAGAGCCTTTAAtgtaaaccaggggtgtccaatcctggtcctcgagggccactatcctgcatgttttccttatttctctgctccaaaacacctgattcagtggttaaatcacctcttcatgttctgcagaagcctgttaatcacccattgattcagatcaggtgtgttggagcagagaaacaaataaaacatgcaagatagtggtgcttgaggaccaggattggacacctctgaTGTAAACCGATTGTTGATTACTCCAttcaaataagacaaaaatgggAAGATTTTTGTACCACTTCATCATCCTCCACCAGCACCATGTCGTAGGCGCTCAGAGCAGCAATAAAGATGATACAGGTGACGCCTTCAAAACAGTGGATCCACTTCTTCCTCTCCGACCTCTGGCCACCCACGTCAAAcattctgcaggaaaaaaaaggaagggtATTTGTTATCTAGTTGCTCTCCTGGAGCCCAGCTCTTACTTATATTGCACAAACTTGCCTGAAGTTGAGATCTTTGAAGGAGAACTGGGTCTCGATGATACCAGTCGTCTTCACTCTCGA is part of the Kryptolebias marmoratus isolate JLee-2015 linkage group LG4, ASM164957v2, whole genome shotgun sequence genome and harbors:
- the gnat1 gene encoding guanine nucleotide-binding protein G(t) subunit alpha-1 gives rise to the protein MGAGASAEEKRSRELEKKLKEDADKDARTVKLLLLGAGESGKSTIVKQMKIIHKDGYSLEECLEFITIIYSNTLQSIMAIVKAMNTLNINYGHTDQQDDARKLMHLADTIEEGTMPKEMSDIILRLWKDSGIQACFDRASEYQLNDSAGYYLNDLERLIQPGYVPTEQDVLRSRVKTTGIIETQFSFKDLNFRMFDVGGQRSERKKWIHCFEGVTCIIFIAALSAYDMVLVEDDEVNRMHESLHLFNSICNHRYFATTSIVLFLNKKDVFVEKIKKAHLSMCFPEYDGPNTYEDAGNYIKIQFLDLNMRRDIKEIYSHMTCATDTENVKFVFDAVTDIIIKENLKDCGLF